TGTTGATTCTCTTATGGAATCCTGCTATTAGAGAACACAAAATTCTGCCTACACCTCGCATCCACCCCACGTTCCCCAACACGTTGAGTTGGGTCTCCATAGGATTTGGTTACAATCTTAATGATTATAAATTGGTGAGGATTGTGTATTGTAAAGCCCCGGATAACCGTCTACTTCCTGCCCAGGTTGAGGTGTATTCGACGAGTGCAGGTTCTTGGAGATTGATCGATGCCATTGTTCCCTCTGTAATCGAGCAATGTAAGTGTTCGGTAATCGTGAAAGGAGTGCCGTATTGGCTTGGTTTTGGGTCGTTTTGGCAGCAAACAAGGTTCGGACCAGAGGATCCGATTCGTGAAGAGTTTGTGGTATCTTTTGACATGGGGAAGGAGGTGTTTCGGCAGGTGCATGTGCCATATTGTGAAGGTTCTTACAACAAGTACAGCAAGAAGCTCGGGGTATTGAGGGAATCCCTGGCTGTAATCTACTATCCTTGGCCTGAACATGTCAGCACTTTCATTGACTTTTGGGTGATGAAGGATGACGAATGTTGGAGCAAAGTGCAGAGGATTGGACCCTTTTCAAGTGTTGGGATCCCACTGGGGTGTTGGAAAGATGGGGTGGTGGTTTGGCAGAATGGTAACGAGGAGTTATTGTATGACACAAGTACCAAACAAGTAAAGAAACTTTCAAGTCATCCCAAGTTGATTTCTACCTACGTTTCTACCTACATGGAGAGCCTTGTTCCTGTGAACGCACtgtaattaaatttgtttgatGTTCAATCTGATCAAATTCTGTAATTGTTGCGTAGGTTGTTGGTCTCTGCCTTTGCGTATTCTCTCTTGTATTCGTCTACCAATAACAATCaatgaaataaagaattgaTGGCAACCTTTTTCTATTCAATTGATGGCAGCTTGATTTGCCAGTACATCTTTTTGCTGATAAAGAATTTTTGTGTTGCCATTAATGTATTGAGTCACCGGAGCTGCTCTTTGAATCGTCGATTTTGTTGGTTGCAAGAGGCATGAGAGTTCAATTGTGCCAAGGACCAAATAAACTTTCAAGTGCGTGGATGGACTCAACTTGTGTAATTGGTTGAGATATATATGCATACAAACCATGTGATTgagttgttttgttttctgCTGGTGGTAAGCCAGAGAATATATTCGTCGAAGGAGCGCCCATCAAAATCCAAAAGCAAACCGATAAAATTAAACGTAGATCCTGATGATGAGACTTTACTGCAGCTTTTCAAGCTTTTTGGAAGCAGAGTTTgcttttggcattttttttttttttaagcaaaaaatgtTAGAGGGGGTGGCCAATTATAGCTATCCTACCGGGCACATAGTAGCACCAACCTCCGGAGCACCGCTCAGGAGGAGCCTAGATGGTGGAAACCACATGCGCTCCCTAAAGATCGTCCGAGACATACCTTAACACCCGCCCCACCAGGGCATCAATGAGGCTCAAGGTGGTGAACACTAATAGACTAAGGGATTTTCATTGTAGGAGTCGAACCCAGGCCCTAGTTCGTGCCCAACCTCATGGGAATCCCCTTAAGACCATTGAACTACCGTCCTTGGTGATTTGGCGTATGCTTTTACAGGAacaacaatattattttttgaggtGAGATCCAATGCAATATCTCTCTTAAGAGTGgaggaaaattcgaactaataattTCTGTTTCATAAGGCGTAATCCTCAtctgattgaactaccccttgggACATGCAACATTTCATCTATGGCATCCTGtgcatgtaattttttttgggtaatgctcacatacccccctcaaactatcaccaaattgacaatgtcccccaaactttcaattgtgacaatgtccccctaaactatcaaaacattgtcaatgcgCATCTCaaggctaacaaaaagataaatgcactgatatatttctcaataagacaaaaaatacccctataaattaaaaaaataataataataataatttgttttaaaaaaacaaaaattttaattaaatttaaaaaatgatattttttttaattttcattttttaaacgaaaattaaaatacgaaaattttatttttttaaacgtaaatttttatttttttacaacggaattttttatttaaaaaaaaattataaaaagaatgactttttttttttaattttactaatggtagttttgtcattgggaaaatattgacaatgttttgatcgTTTGAAGGGGCATTGTCTTGAAAGTTTGGAGGCATTGTCAATTATGTAGTAATTTGAGGAAAGTATATGGACTTTCcccatatataaattttttaaaaaaaatttaacggtcgttcatttttaaaagaatggCTAAGATTATGCTATATCAACTAAAAACTTCAGAGTCCGTTTGATAAAgttttgaaaagtataaaaaagtgaaaattgatTTGGCAAGGTCACATTTGAAAAATGAGTTCTACCAGGGGTCCACAACAAAAaagttgtttggtaaaatttcgAAGcggagttttgaaaaaaaaaaaaatataggaaatatttttataaaataatttttttaaaaaaaaattgtgtgaaAATATTGAGGCTATTTGTGGTGATCTAGTGGTAGCCAGATCACTCAGACGGCCATTGCTAGACGCTAGATAAAGAACATGTTTCAGTTTTACCATATAAATGACTTCTTTGATAGCCCTATCTATGGCTTCATCTGTCGGGCACCCCTCTTGTGGGACATCTATAAGAAAcgatttcatatttttattttacaacgcTTGCTCTCATGGTGCTGCCTCCAAGTCCCCTTGTTGCTGTTGTATAAGTCATCCCAAGCAACTCTCTCCTATTCTATATCAATCCCGAAGACCTCTtttcgcttgatcaaggtagatcattaagattcgatgtgtaacaGTCTTAATAAAATACAATGCCCATTTTCATTTACTGACGGCAAACTATTAAACCTTTAAGGACACAAGGATCTATAGACTAACAATGTTACTCACACTCTTATCCTTATTCAGTGTTATCCCAAGACCATTTTACATATAAGATGAACATTTATGTAATACTcatgtaaaatataatatatgttatagCTCATGAATGATATAATGAATAAACAATGTATTCATATCTAAACATGAATGTCTTCATGGATTTAAAATTCATTGGGGTTATGGGCATAATCCCAACAAACTCCCACTCGCCCTTAATTTCAGTGAGGCATATATTTGATTCTCATACCTTCTGTGTGAGATTCAAAAATCTTCTGTGGCAAGGTTTTAGTGAACGGGTCTTCCAAATTCTTTGCCGATGGAATCTTAGCTACAATTGTATCTCCTCGAGATACTATCTTTCTTATGAGATGATACTTGTGCTCGATGTATTTCCCTCTCCTATGATTCCTTGGTTCTTTAGTTTGTGCAACTGCTTCACCATTGTCGCAAAACAATGTAATGGGAGATTGCTCTATCTTCATGACACCAAGATCCGCTAGGAACTTCTTGAGCCAGATAGCCTCTTTTGTAGCTTCACATGTTGTAACGTATTTGGCTTCCATAGTGGAGTCAGCAATGCAAGATTGTTTAACACTTCTTCAACTAACGACTCCTCCTCCAAGAGTAAAATCATACATTGAGGTAGACTTTCGGGAATCATGATCTGACTGGAAGTTAGAATCTGTGTAACCAATCGCCATCAAATCCTCACATTGGTAGACAAGCTTATAATCCCCCGTTCTCTGAAGATACTTGAGTATATGCTTGATAGCTACCAAGTGCATAAAACCAGGAATTGATTAATATCTGATGACCATGTCTACTGCAAAACATATGTCAGGTCTAGTGCATAGCATAGCATACATGAGACTTCCTACTGTCGAGGCATAAGGAACCCTCCTCATTTCCTCCTCTTCTTGAGGTGTCTTAGGGCACTCCTCTTTTGTAAGAGGTACTCCATGTCTAAAGGGTAAAATCCCTTTCTTGGAGTGAGTCATGCAGAACTTTGCTAGTACCTTGTCAATGTATGCAAATTGGGATAAGCCTATCAGCCTATTTCGGCGATCTCGCATAAGCTTGATCCCTAGGATATAGCTTGCTTCTCCCAAGTCCTTCATATCAAACGGATTTAACAACCAGATTCTTACTGCTGATAACATTCCCACGTCATTGCCAATGATCAGTAGAATGTCATCCACATATAGCACCAAGAATGTCACTATATTGTTACTACACTTTTTGTACACACATGGTTCATCAATGTTTTGGTCAAAACCATATTGTTTGATTGTTTCATCAAACCTGATGTTCCATGACCacattgttttattaatttaatttaaaaattaaatctaaaaaaaaataaaaaaattcaagccaccccttcatttttttatttaatttataaattaaattaataaaaaaaattaatatgctgacgtggcaaaacggtgcgtttaGTTGGGACTGACGGGAGTTAAATATTTGGAGAAAAATGTAACGGTAGGAGTTAATTTGCCTTTTCAATTGACCCATAGAGTAaaaattcgaagaaaaaaaaagttcataaagtTTTCTGTTTCGGCTAGTTGACTCAGGaatttataagatatatacctcttttttttataaagcaAAAATATTAGAGGCAGGCTTCCTAATTTAATGGCTTGG
Above is a genomic segment from Corylus avellana chromosome ca9, CavTom2PMs-1.0 containing:
- the LOC132162176 gene encoding F-box/kelch-repeat protein At3g23880-like translates to MPTSYLPEDVLRDILLRVPVKPLVRFRLVCKSWSVLLKSRDFTTTHLSCSANHGCNHLLVNSHGAENHNMSLLSSEAIDAAAVKLETPLKGKVRLIMAGSCDGLICLYKSLLILLWNPAIREHKILPTPRIHPTFPNTLSWVSIGFGYNLNDYKLVRIVYCKAPDNRLLPAQVEVYSTSAGSWRLIDAIVPSVIEQCKCSVIVKGVPYWLGFGSFWQQTRFGPEDPIREEFVVSFDMGKEVFRQVHVPYCEGSYNKYSKKLGVLRESLAVIYYPWPEHVSTFIDFWVMKDDECWSKVQRIGPFSSVGIPLGCWKDGVVVWQNGNEELLYDTSTKQVKKLSSHPKLISTYVSTYMESLVPVNAL